A region of Rhizorhabdus wittichii RW1 DNA encodes the following proteins:
- a CDS encoding Collagen triple helix repeat (PFAM: Collagen triple helix repeat): protein MSNSSHSHPVRRRLLSASALSILLLTSACSDGVGFDIGKGAGPTSPSGPSGPSGPSGPSGPSGPSDPSGPSGPSGPSGPSGPSGPSGPSGPSGPSGPSGPSGPSGPSGAAPSTPVGISIGGTSPLGPTGSGTLIGANILPGDKPSTGTLATVDVLTGDGTVADVKLPTTTNAVRKGLAPVGSLVGAVAGKPIGNAVTGLTDRLAPTLSPVTGAVDGILSPVLGAANNALSPLTDPLVGSDGALAPLTGAVTGLLGGVVGNLPGTPQSGSFAGPLAGLDLAGSKLSGASTGDTLVGLNLLPGPAGATPVTGTLATASVLSGGQVVGLGLATTAPGVQAGLQPVVNLTGALLGPQIGGTVGELTSTLAPPVAALTSTVQTISNPIVSTVNTLATPIAGPLLTPTGPLAPVTNIVQTAVSTVTSALASTGGGTGGSPSGPGDILAPVTGIVGSVLGGGSGGGSPSGPGAILAPVTNVVGAVLGGGLGGAPSGSGDILAPVTGIVGSVLGGGTGGGSPVDPGSILAPVTGVVGAVLGGGSGGSPADPGAILAPVTGIVGSVLGGASGGSPSGAGNILAPVTGLVGSVLGGAGGTAPTGPAGPLAPVTNLLGGLLGRGS, encoded by the coding sequence ATGTCGAATTCCAGCCATTCGCATCCTGTCCGGCGGCGCTTGCTGAGCGCGAGCGCCCTGTCGATCCTGCTTCTCACCTCCGCCTGTTCCGACGGGGTGGGGTTCGATATCGGGAAGGGCGCCGGCCCGACCTCGCCCAGCGGCCCGTCGGGCCCCAGCGGTCCGTCGGGGCCGAGCGGTCCTTCCGGTCCCAGTGATCCTTCCGGCCCGAGCGGTCCCAGCGGCCCGTCGGGTCCGAGCGGCCCGTCCGGACCTTCCGGACCTTCCGGTCCGAGTGGTCCTTCAGGTCCGAGCGGCCCGTCGGGTCCGAGCGGTCCCAGCGGGGCAGCGCCGAGTACGCCGGTGGGCATCTCGATCGGCGGCACCTCGCCGCTCGGCCCGACCGGATCGGGGACGCTGATCGGCGCCAATATCCTGCCGGGCGATAAGCCCTCGACCGGGACGCTGGCCACCGTCGACGTCCTGACCGGCGATGGCACCGTCGCCGATGTCAAGCTGCCCACCACGACCAACGCCGTGCGTAAGGGGCTCGCCCCGGTCGGATCGCTGGTCGGTGCGGTCGCCGGCAAGCCGATCGGCAATGCCGTCACCGGTCTGACCGACCGACTCGCGCCGACGCTGAGCCCGGTCACGGGTGCGGTCGACGGCATCCTGTCGCCGGTGCTGGGCGCCGCCAACAATGCGCTCTCGCCGCTCACCGATCCGCTCGTCGGATCGGACGGCGCGCTCGCGCCACTGACGGGGGCGGTCACCGGCCTGCTCGGCGGGGTGGTCGGCAACCTGCCCGGCACGCCGCAGAGCGGCTCTTTCGCAGGGCCGCTCGCAGGGCTCGACCTGGCGGGCTCGAAGCTCAGCGGCGCATCGACCGGCGACACGCTGGTCGGGCTCAACCTGCTGCCCGGACCGGCCGGCGCCACGCCGGTCACCGGAACGCTGGCGACGGCGAGCGTCCTGTCGGGCGGGCAGGTCGTCGGCCTCGGCCTGGCGACCACGGCGCCCGGCGTCCAGGCCGGGCTCCAGCCGGTCGTCAACCTGACCGGGGCGCTGCTCGGGCCGCAGATCGGCGGAACGGTCGGCGAGCTGACCTCGACGCTGGCGCCGCCGGTCGCGGCGCTGACCTCGACCGTCCAGACCATCTCCAACCCGATCGTCAGCACCGTCAACACCCTCGCGACCCCGATCGCGGGACCGCTGCTCACCCCGACCGGCCCGCTCGCGCCCGTCACCAACATCGTCCAGACCGCGGTCTCGACGGTCACGTCGGCGCTCGCCAGCACCGGCGGCGGCACCGGCGGCTCGCCATCGGGCCCGGGCGACATCCTCGCCCCGGTGACGGGCATCGTCGGATCGGTGCTCGGCGGCGGTTCGGGCGGCGGTTCGCCGTCGGGTCCGGGCGCGATCCTGGCGCCGGTCACGAATGTCGTCGGCGCTGTCCTGGGCGGCGGCCTGGGTGGAGCGCCGTCAGGGTCGGGCGACATCCTCGCGCCGGTGACGGGCATCGTGGGGTCGGTGCTCGGCGGCGGCACGGGCGGCGGTTCGCCGGTCGATCCGGGCTCCATCCTGGCGCCGGTCACGGGCGTGGTCGGGGCCGTCCTCGGTGGCGGTTCAGGCGGTTCGCCGGCTGACCCGGGAGCGATCCTCGCGCCGGTCACGGGTATCGTCGGTTCGGTGCTCGGCGGGGCCTCGGGGGGCTCGCCTTCCGGCGCGGGGAACATCCTCGCGCCCGTCACCGGCCTGGTCGGCTCGGTTCTTGGTGGAGCGGGGGGAACCGCGCCGACCGGACCGGCGGGACCCCTTGCCCCGGTCACCAACCTGCTCGGTGGCCTGCTGGGCAGGGGCTCCTGA
- a CDS encoding 2OG-Fe(II) oxygenase (PFAM: 2OG-Fe(II) oxygenase~SMART: Prolyl 4-hydroxylase, alpha subunit): protein MNNVWEVWTSALSSEECDQIIERGLRYAPQTATVGFAKDTRQDDGYRTSVVRWLDTGAEQAIVARLMSFVVSSNRTNFGVDIVAPFDLQFTEYHGTSQGKYDWHQDVWLESTRPYDRKLSLVVQLSDPADYEGGAFEFFGLQHPGALFAPRGSLLIFPSWMQHRVLPVTGGIRRSLVSWVEGPRWR, encoded by the coding sequence ATGAACAATGTCTGGGAGGTTTGGACGTCGGCGCTGTCGTCCGAGGAGTGCGACCAGATCATCGAGCGCGGTCTGCGCTATGCGCCGCAGACCGCGACGGTGGGCTTCGCCAAGGACACACGGCAGGACGACGGCTACCGCACCTCGGTGGTGCGCTGGCTCGACACCGGGGCCGAACAGGCGATCGTCGCCCGGCTGATGAGCTTCGTCGTCTCGTCGAACCGCACCAATTTCGGGGTCGACATCGTCGCGCCCTTCGACCTGCAGTTCACCGAATATCATGGCACCAGCCAGGGCAAATATGACTGGCATCAGGACGTGTGGCTCGAATCCACCCGCCCCTATGACCGCAAGCTGTCGCTGGTCGTCCAATTGTCGGACCCGGCCGATTATGAAGGCGGCGCCTTCGAATTTTTCGGGCTGCAGCATCCGGGCGCGCTGTTCGCGCCGCGCGGCAGCCTGCTGATCTTCCCGTCCTGGATGCAGCATCGCGTGCTGCCCGTGACCGGCGGCATCCGCCGCAGCCTCGTCTCCTGGGTCGAGGGACCGCGCTGGCGCTGA
- a CDS encoding parB-like partition protein (TIGRFAM: parB-like partition protein~PFAM: ParB domain protein nuclease) has protein sequence MASFMREIFGDISGSGAAHKGPGPAKEGDDLAHLDARLAGAVRSGSDGTGIVMLQPAECVVWDGNPRDVPRLTPEGCRSLIESIATEGGNRIPVLVRRAGEGAEIPYELLVGSRRRFAVDWLNHNGRPELRLSALIVDVSDEEAFRIADLENRERADISEIDRARSYQAAVDRFYGGVQSKMAQALSLSNSQLSRLLSLAQLPEDVVEAFPARTELRVRHSEVLTPLLRRPELRAAIIDAAIAIAAQQQQRTANKQPLIAAAAVLSKLRQAAVSEPSKPEPVTLMAGGTKVGVMRHGRGGVVDVSLSVGGDVDVESLLAELGRRLREAQREGMTRAA, from the coding sequence ATGGCCAGCTTCATGAGAGAGATTTTCGGGGATATCTCGGGCAGCGGAGCCGCGCACAAGGGGCCGGGGCCGGCGAAGGAGGGCGACGACCTCGCCCATCTCGACGCGCGGCTCGCCGGTGCGGTGCGGAGCGGCAGCGACGGCACGGGGATCGTGATGCTCCAGCCCGCGGAATGCGTGGTGTGGGACGGCAATCCGCGCGACGTTCCGCGGCTGACGCCCGAGGGGTGCCGGAGCCTGATCGAATCGATCGCGACGGAAGGCGGCAATCGCATTCCCGTGTTGGTCCGGCGGGCGGGCGAAGGCGCCGAGATTCCCTATGAACTGCTGGTCGGAAGCCGGCGGCGCTTCGCCGTCGATTGGTTGAATCACAATGGACGCCCGGAGTTGCGGTTGAGTGCCCTGATCGTCGATGTCAGTGACGAGGAGGCTTTCCGGATCGCCGATCTGGAAAACCGCGAACGTGCCGACATCTCCGAAATCGATCGCGCCCGCAGCTATCAGGCGGCGGTCGACCGCTTCTACGGCGGCGTCCAGTCGAAGATGGCGCAGGCGCTGAGCCTTTCGAACAGCCAGCTCAGCCGGCTGCTGTCGCTGGCCCAGCTTCCCGAGGACGTGGTCGAGGCCTTTCCCGCGCGCACCGAGCTGCGCGTACGGCATTCGGAGGTGCTGACCCCGCTGCTCCGCCGCCCCGAATTGCGCGCCGCGATCATCGATGCGGCGATCGCGATCGCCGCGCAGCAGCAGCAGCGCACCGCCAACAAGCAGCCGCTGATCGCGGCGGCGGCGGTGCTGTCGAAGCTGCGCCAGGCGGCGGTGTCGGAGCCCTCGAAGCCCGAGCCGGTGACGCTGATGGCGGGCGGCACCAAGGTCGGCGTCATGCGGCATGGCCGCGGCGGGGTGGTGGACGTCAGCCTGTCGGTCGGCGGCGACGTCGATGTCGAAAGCCTGCTGGCGGAACTGGGGCGCCGCCTCCGCGAAGCCCAGCGGGAAGGGATGACGCGGGCGGCGTGA
- a CDS encoding Flp/Fap pilin component (PFAM: Flp/Fap pilin component): protein MLKCVRSTMKRLSREEKGASAVEYAILVGAIGIALSAGATNFGNGLSNKLSGMLNVITFPGDS, encoded by the coding sequence ATGTTGAAGTGCGTTCGATCGACGATGAAGCGCCTCTCCCGCGAGGAGAAGGGAGCTTCGGCCGTGGAATATGCGATCCTGGTGGGCGCCATCGGAATCGCGCTGTCCGCCGGCGCCACCAACTTCGGCAACGGCCTGTCCAACAAGCTGTCGGGCATGCTCAACGTCATCACCTTCCCCGGCGATTCCTGA
- a CDS encoding TadE family protein (PFAM: TadE family protein): MVRLGNKGAAAIEFALIAPALIMLMFAILVYSTYFATYIGVRQAAAEGARAALAGLSTSERTTLATARAQQVLDQYGLMLSAGSQPDIRAGVGASGSFEVKISYDISGSPIMRYGALLPLPNTTITSSVIVGNGSYS, translated from the coding sequence TTGGTTCGTCTGGGAAACAAGGGCGCCGCGGCGATCGAATTCGCATTGATCGCCCCGGCGCTCATCATGCTGATGTTCGCGATCCTGGTCTATTCGACCTATTTCGCGACCTATATCGGGGTACGGCAAGCCGCCGCCGAGGGCGCTCGCGCGGCGCTTGCCGGCCTCAGCACCAGCGAACGGACCACGCTCGCGACCGCGCGGGCGCAGCAGGTCCTCGACCAATATGGCCTGATGCTCTCGGCCGGCAGCCAGCCCGACATCCGGGCCGGCGTCGGCGCGTCGGGCAGCTTCGAGGTCAAGATCAGCTACGACATCAGCGGCAGCCCGATCATGCGCTACGGCGCGCTCCTGCCGCTGCCCAATACGACGATCACCTCGTCGGTGATCGTCGGCAACGGAAGTTATTCGTGA
- a CDS encoding response regulator receiver protein (PFAM: response regulator receiver) has product MTLFDVVQADEVVEAVLVIGNDVDWIDECQFMLHSFGFPSFAAQSSAEAFAKIDNRSISTLIIDQNLPGLDGISLAEDLAARTADEGRELRFILVAEHATLDLVVAAVRASVVDILQKPITRDDLRNALLRVRGIKPESSTRKALASQLTTLSLEIQRLSNLMDEALPSFGKAAPAAEPAASDETVSAEFVRDMLRKEAKRRALLDGRLFGDCTWSVLLDLLAAKLDGREVSVSSACIASGAPTTTALRLINRLVGDKILERLPDAHDRRRDFLRLSPDVEASLLAYLADLRKN; this is encoded by the coding sequence ATGACGCTCTTTGACGTCGTACAGGCGGACGAGGTTGTTGAGGCCGTTCTCGTCATCGGGAACGATGTCGACTGGATCGATGAATGTCAGTTCATGCTCCATTCGTTCGGATTTCCTTCCTTCGCGGCGCAATCTTCTGCCGAAGCCTTTGCCAAGATCGACAACCGGTCGATCTCGACCCTGATCATCGACCAGAACCTGCCGGGCCTCGACGGCATCAGCCTGGCCGAGGACCTGGCCGCCCGGACCGCCGACGAGGGGCGCGAGCTGCGGTTCATCCTGGTCGCCGAACATGCGACGCTCGACCTCGTCGTCGCGGCGGTGCGGGCCTCGGTGGTCGACATCCTCCAGAAGCCGATCACCCGCGACGACCTGCGCAACGCCCTGCTGCGCGTCCGCGGCATCAAGCCCGAAAGCTCGACCCGCAAGGCGCTCGCCTCGCAGCTCACGACGCTGAGCCTCGAAATCCAGCGCCTGTCGAACCTGATGGACGAAGCGCTCCCCTCGTTCGGCAAGGCCGCTCCGGCCGCCGAGCCGGCGGCGTCCGACGAGACGGTGAGCGCCGAATTCGTCCGGGACATGCTCCGCAAGGAAGCCAAGCGCCGGGCCCTGCTCGACGGCCGGCTGTTCGGCGACTGCACATGGTCGGTCCTGCTCGACCTGCTCGCCGCCAAGCTCGACGGGCGCGAGGTTTCGGTCTCCAGCGCCTGCATCGCATCGGGCGCGCCGACCACCACCGCGCTGCGGCTGATCAACCGGCTGGTGGGCGACAAGATCCTCGAACGCCTGCCCGACGCGCATGACCGCCGGCGCGACTTCCTGCGGCTGAGCCCCGACGTCGAGGCCTCGCTGCTCGCCTATCTCGCCGATCTCAGGAAGAACTGA
- a CDS encoding membrane-like protein — MIARLGSLWSDRSAAVAPIVAVLGASLVCTAGIALDVGAFYSGSKRLKAATEAAALYAAGNPANALSRAQDYLQRNGYPSSVIQSIQAGRYCPDKSLAPTGRFFASAAASPCPGNGQTNAVRLKTSQPSSQYMLALLGNASPIPNLAATATAAKIDEAGVQVSSGVLGLSNGVVNQLLTLLTGRNIALTGAQITTLMGSDIDMGLFMDKLAARAGRTGTYAELLSSPIAFSDVLGAAGDAAAVAGSTPTSTLLLNLSAQVGSAYKVKLTGLADLGVWEKMPVGNAQAQTSLRAGINAFQLLNYALLAGGQPPSLSLTPAVRLAGMTTDVLSNPRFGYGPANETSAYTAVTRLRLDVDVDLGILGTVLSLIGAGSIVKVPVLIEIGSGSASVANIQCTSEADTDSVVTVNARASLLKAYIGIPRTDPLALPFKPLSGADFDDAYILLGLIKLKSVVEDPIAAAQPVTFSRANGTIGRPASASKPGIAGASVRVVSGSQLGSLVASLGTNLQVNLGGVSLLNGLLNLPLIKTTVAGVLSATVDPLVTSLLATLGVQAGYANIWTTGVRCGVPVLV, encoded by the coding sequence ATGATCGCGCGGCTCGGCTCCCTCTGGTCCGACCGGTCGGCCGCCGTCGCGCCGATCGTCGCCGTGCTCGGCGCGAGCCTGGTCTGCACGGCCGGGATCGCGCTCGACGTGGGCGCCTTCTATTCGGGCAGCAAGCGGCTCAAGGCCGCGACCGAGGCCGCCGCGCTCTATGCCGCGGGCAACCCCGCCAACGCGCTGTCGCGGGCGCAGGACTATCTCCAGCGCAACGGCTATCCGTCGAGCGTCATCCAGTCGATCCAGGCGGGGCGCTACTGCCCCGACAAGAGCCTCGCGCCGACCGGCCGCTTCTTCGCCAGCGCCGCCGCGAGCCCCTGCCCCGGCAACGGCCAGACCAACGCCGTGCGGCTGAAGACCAGCCAGCCCAGCAGCCAATATATGCTGGCGCTGCTCGGCAACGCCTCCCCCATTCCCAACCTCGCCGCGACCGCCACCGCCGCCAAGATCGACGAGGCCGGGGTGCAGGTGTCGTCGGGCGTGCTCGGCCTCAGCAACGGCGTGGTCAACCAGCTCCTCACCCTGCTGACCGGCCGCAACATCGCGCTCACCGGCGCCCAGATCACGACGCTGATGGGCAGCGACATCGACATGGGCCTGTTCATGGACAAGCTGGCGGCCCGCGCCGGCCGGACCGGGACCTATGCCGAGCTGCTGAGCAGCCCGATCGCCTTCTCCGACGTGCTCGGCGCGGCCGGCGACGCCGCCGCGGTCGCCGGTTCCACCCCGACCAGCACGCTGCTGCTCAACCTGTCGGCGCAGGTCGGCAGCGCCTACAAGGTCAAGCTGACCGGCCTCGCCGATCTCGGCGTCTGGGAGAAGATGCCGGTCGGCAACGCCCAGGCCCAGACCTCGCTGCGCGCCGGGATCAACGCCTTCCAGCTGCTCAACTATGCGCTGCTCGCCGGCGGCCAGCCGCCATCGCTGTCGCTGACCCCGGCGGTGCGGCTGGCGGGCATGACGACCGACGTCCTGTCCAATCCGCGCTTCGGCTATGGCCCGGCCAACGAGACAAGCGCCTACACCGCCGTGACGCGACTGCGCCTCGACGTCGACGTCGATCTGGGCATTCTCGGCACCGTCCTCTCGCTCATCGGCGCCGGATCGATCGTCAAGGTTCCCGTCCTCATCGAAATCGGCTCCGGTTCCGCGAGTGTCGCTAACATCCAGTGCACGTCCGAGGCCGACACCGATTCCGTCGTCACCGTCAACGCGCGGGCCAGCCTGCTAAAGGCCTATATCGGGATACCCCGTACCGACCCTCTGGCATTGCCGTTCAAGCCGCTGAGCGGCGCCGATTTCGATGACGCCTACATATTGCTGGGCTTGATCAAGCTGAAGTCCGTGGTCGAGGATCCCATCGCCGCCGCCCAGCCCGTCACCTTCAGCCGCGCGAACGGAACCATCGGCAGGCCCGCCTCCGCCAGCAAGCCGGGCATTGCCGGCGCGTCCGTCAGGGTGGTCAGCGGATCGCAGCTCGGTTCGCTCGTGGCATCGCTTGGAACCAATCTGCAGGTCAACCTTGGCGGAGTAAGCCTTCTCAACGGCCTGCTGAACCTCCCCCTCATCAAGACGACGGTCGCCGGCGTGCTGAGCGCAACCGTGGACCCGCTGGTGACCAGCCTGCTCGCCACGCTGGGGGTTCAGGCAGGCTATGCGAACATCTGGACCACCGGCGTACGCTGCGGGGTGCCCGTGCTGGTCTGA
- a CDS encoding Tetratricopeptide TPR_4 (PFAM: Tetratricopeptide TPR_4) — MTIRPLILFLLAVAPPVVAPSAARAAPPAKSSAPQTRGLYLQLIGQARSDGRPRAALAYLDDFDKRFPGDVGAQVLRVNSLLDLGQVDEAERIVAALAKVQGNATVDAVRGHALAARGHWREASERYQAAVAASPADPLLRNALGYAQLRAGEGDSAIEELRGACDLAPGETVIRNNLLLAYAVTGRKQELSAGIRTTGNRKAQAELLRTITTEAKRIAREPALPGKENGR; from the coding sequence ATGACCATCCGGCCCCTGATCCTGTTCCTGCTCGCGGTCGCGCCCCCCGTCGTCGCGCCCTCCGCCGCACGCGCCGCGCCGCCGGCCAAGTCGTCCGCGCCGCAGACGCGCGGCCTCTATCTCCAGCTGATCGGCCAGGCGCGCAGCGACGGCCGGCCGCGCGCGGCGCTCGCCTATCTCGACGATTTCGACAAGCGCTTTCCCGGCGACGTCGGCGCGCAGGTGCTGCGGGTGAACAGCCTGCTCGACCTGGGCCAGGTGGACGAGGCCGAGCGGATCGTGGCGGCCCTCGCCAAGGTCCAGGGCAATGCCACGGTCGACGCGGTGCGCGGCCATGCGCTGGCGGCGCGCGGCCATTGGCGCGAGGCGAGCGAGCGTTACCAGGCCGCGGTGGCGGCCAGCCCCGCCGATCCGCTGCTGCGCAACGCGCTCGGCTATGCCCAGCTCCGCGCCGGCGAAGGCGACAGCGCGATCGAGGAGCTGCGCGGCGCCTGCGACCTCGCCCCCGGCGAGACGGTGATCCGCAACAACCTGCTGCTCGCCTATGCCGTCACCGGCCGCAAGCAGGAGCTGTCCGCCGGCATCCGCACGACCGGCAACCGCAAGGCGCAGGCCGAATTGCTGCGCACCATCACCACCGAGGCGAAGCGCATCGCCCGCGAGCCGGCCCTGCCGGGAAAGGAAAACGGACGATGA
- a CDS encoding Polypeptide-transport-associated domain protein, ShlB-type (PFAM: surface antigen (D15); surface antigen variable number repeat protein; Polypeptide-transport-associated domain protein, ShlB-type), translating to MKPRIALALLGLSLASPLAAQAPAAADIQADRAQAPVIDRDRTDRVVPTLPGVPRVSIPRPAFNVAASAAAVNLTQIRFAGSSLPLETLEAITTAYRGQALTQDVLKAIVEAVGKVYARSDIAFYSVAIPAQRLEQGVLTVQVVEGAVKQYSIKGLPDDAPTELVKAHIARIMRSTPLRKSVLERSLSLMRDMPGQTVEASVRQLDAAGSLALDLTLRRRPFHLGIAIDNNGVSNVTSAFQAQATVTANNLLREGDTTKVSSYLPLHPDRYQFYTISHATPIASNGMTATVTAARLKSRSRNATLGDIDGRATLAGISLSYPVIRSYKTNLSVSASLDGIDSSNYYLDTRFGDYRSRAIRFGASFSRSTEKTGYAMTAVVSRGLDILDAKAFTGFTEKDFTKVNVQTVVVNAITKNLIAKLTTNAQYSRDKLPVTERLALGGSGAGRAFRVGTVTADRGATGTAELSWTLPLPKSRIKGTSIFAFVDGGLGRTEARPFYGIAAEKFSLASAGGGVRLQLGKVRLGVEVAVPIDRPGPGYSRKARLFGSFGYGF from the coding sequence ATGAAGCCGCGTATAGCCTTGGCCCTGCTCGGGCTGAGTCTCGCCTCACCGCTGGCGGCCCAGGCGCCCGCCGCCGCCGATATCCAGGCCGATCGCGCGCAGGCGCCGGTCATCGATCGCGATCGCACCGATCGCGTCGTCCCGACCCTGCCGGGCGTGCCGCGCGTGTCGATCCCCCGCCCCGCCTTCAACGTCGCCGCCTCCGCCGCGGCGGTGAACCTGACCCAGATCCGTTTCGCGGGAAGCTCGCTCCCGCTCGAAACGCTCGAGGCGATCACCACCGCCTATCGCGGCCAGGCGCTCACCCAGGACGTGCTCAAGGCGATCGTCGAGGCGGTCGGCAAGGTCTATGCGCGGAGCGACATCGCCTTCTATTCGGTGGCGATCCCCGCGCAGCGGCTGGAACAAGGCGTGCTGACCGTCCAGGTCGTCGAGGGCGCGGTCAAGCAATACAGCATCAAGGGGCTTCCCGACGACGCGCCGACCGAGTTGGTCAAGGCGCACATCGCGCGGATCATGCGCAGCACTCCGCTGCGCAAGAGCGTGCTCGAACGCAGCCTGTCGCTGATGCGCGACATGCCCGGCCAGACCGTCGAGGCATCGGTGCGGCAGCTCGACGCCGCCGGCTCGCTCGCCCTCGATCTCACCCTCAGGCGACGCCCCTTCCATCTCGGCATCGCGATCGACAATAATGGCGTGAGCAACGTGACCAGCGCCTTCCAGGCGCAAGCCACCGTCACCGCCAACAACCTGCTCCGCGAAGGCGACACCACCAAGGTCAGCAGCTATCTGCCGCTCCATCCCGATCGCTACCAGTTCTACACGATCAGCCATGCGACGCCGATCGCCAGCAACGGCATGACCGCGACCGTCACCGCGGCGCGGCTCAAGTCGCGGTCGCGCAACGCCACCCTCGGCGACATCGACGGACGCGCGACGCTGGCGGGGATTTCGCTCAGCTATCCGGTGATCCGGTCCTACAAGACCAACCTGTCGGTCAGCGCCTCGCTCGACGGCATCGACAGCAGCAACTATTATCTCGACACCCGTTTCGGCGACTATCGGTCGCGCGCGATCCGGTTCGGCGCGAGCTTCTCGCGGTCGACCGAGAAGACCGGCTACGCGATGACCGCCGTCGTCAGCCGCGGCCTCGACATCCTCGACGCCAAGGCGTTCACGGGCTTCACCGAGAAGGACTTCACCAAGGTCAACGTCCAGACCGTGGTCGTCAACGCGATCACCAAGAACCTGATCGCGAAGCTGACCACCAACGCGCAATATAGCCGTGACAAGCTGCCGGTGACCGAGCGGCTCGCGCTCGGCGGATCGGGCGCGGGACGCGCCTTCCGCGTCGGGACGGTGACCGCCGATCGCGGCGCGACCGGCACCGCCGAGCTGAGCTGGACGCTGCCCCTGCCGAAAAGCCGGATCAAGGGGACCTCGATCTTCGCCTTCGTCGACGGCGGACTGGGGCGCACCGAGGCGCGTCCCTTCTACGGCATCGCCGCGGAGAAATTCTCGCTGGCATCGGCGGGCGGCGGCGTCCGCCTCCAGCTCGGCAAGGTGCGGCTCGGCGTCGAGGTCGCGGTTCCGATCGACCGCCCCGGCCCCGGCTACAGCCGCAAGGCCCGGCTGTTCGGCAGCTTCGGATATGGATTCTAG
- a CDS encoding type II secretion system protein (PFAM: type II secretion system protein), whose protein sequence is MDALAFLWFLLAIVAVATMARGMVLLAAMQRVEARIARTVSAQAARPLWGGLKLPAFLAPRGRDGSEIARELREAGIHHPRAIEYFLWLRLGATAVACGLAAIANLVATGAPLSRPVPVILAGAGAYLLSKRLLHFLKGVRQRAITAEFPFLLDLLQMMLESGLSLDQCFRSIATEENEATPRLAATVRRLVFDLDRGMSYDAALGRWAERTAVGGAKELASLFQQALLQGTELAPALRTFTREFTERRIAHARESIGRISVQMVLVLIACFLPAIFIVVGGPPVASLFDMIRSEAR, encoded by the coding sequence ATGGACGCGCTGGCCTTCCTCTGGTTCCTGCTGGCGATCGTCGCGGTCGCGACGATGGCGCGGGGCATGGTGCTGCTCGCCGCGATGCAGAGGGTCGAGGCGCGCATCGCGCGGACCGTGTCGGCGCAGGCGGCGCGGCCCCTCTGGGGCGGTCTCAAGCTCCCCGCCTTCCTCGCCCCGCGCGGCCGCGACGGCAGCGAGATCGCTCGCGAGCTGCGCGAGGCCGGCATCCACCATCCGCGCGCGATCGAATATTTCCTGTGGCTGCGCCTCGGCGCGACCGCCGTCGCCTGCGGCCTCGCCGCGATCGCCAATCTGGTCGCGACCGGCGCGCCGCTGTCGCGCCCGGTGCCGGTCATCCTCGCCGGCGCGGGCGCCTATCTGCTGTCGAAGCGGCTGCTCCATTTCCTCAAGGGCGTGCGGCAGCGCGCGATCACCGCCGAATTCCCCTTCCTGCTCGATCTGCTGCAGATGATGCTCGAAAGTGGCCTGAGCCTCGACCAGTGCTTCCGCTCGATCGCCACCGAGGAGAATGAGGCGACCCCCAGGCTGGCCGCCACCGTCCGCCGGCTGGTGTTCGACCTCGATCGCGGCATGAGCTACGACGCCGCCCTCGGCCGCTGGGCCGAGCGCACCGCGGTCGGCGGCGCGAAGGAACTGGCGTCGCTGTTCCAGCAGGCGCTGCTCCAGGGGACCGAGCTGGCCCCGGCGCTGCGCACCTTCACCCGCGAGTTCACCGAGCGCCGCATCGCCCATGCCCGCGAGAGCATCGGCCGCATCTCGGTCCAGATGGTGCTGGTGCTGATCGCCTGCTTCCTGCCCGCCATCTTCATCGTCGTGGGCGGTCCGCCCGTGGCGAGCCTGTTCGACATGATCCGATCGGAAGCGCGATGA
- a CDS encoding peptidase A24A, prepilin type IV (PFAM: peptidase A24A, prepilin type IV), which translates to MPGVAAALVVAVLAILLACAVVDLRSRTIPNRLVVLVALLAAPYWLAAAPDLLGRVIGQAVVIAVALPILLLLFAIRAWGGGDVKLSAALLLWLPGKEALEAAAIMAVTGAVLALLILPFGRRATARGVPYGVAIAIAAAVPLAGRLPFLV; encoded by the coding sequence ATGCCGGGCGTGGCCGCCGCGCTCGTCGTCGCCGTGCTGGCGATCCTGCTCGCCTGCGCCGTCGTCGATCTCCGCTCCCGCACCATCCCGAACCGTCTCGTCGTCCTGGTCGCGCTGCTCGCCGCGCCCTATTGGCTGGCCGCGGCGCCCGATCTCCTTGGCCGCGTCATCGGGCAGGCGGTGGTGATCGCGGTCGCCCTCCCCATCCTCCTGCTGCTGTTCGCGATCCGCGCCTGGGGCGGCGGCGACGTCAAGCTGAGCGCCGCGTTGCTGCTATGGCTGCCGGGAAAGGAAGCGCTGGAGGCAGCCGCGATCATGGCGGTGACGGGCGCTGTCCTCGCGCTGCTGATCCTGCCGTTCGGCCGGCGCGCGACCGCGCGTGGGGTACCCTATGGCGTGGCGATCGCGATCGCCGCCGCCGTGCCGCTGGCCGGCCGACTCCCCTTCCTCGTCTGA